The Pseudomonas cavernicola DNA segment GATCAATGAATTCGGTCAGATTGGCCTGGACGCCGCGCTGCTGGCGAGCAGCGACGATGGCATCGCCCTCGGTGAAGTCGCCGGTGGCTGCCTGTGCTGCGTGAATGGCGCGCCGTTTCAGATTGGTCTGGCCCGCTTGCTACGTAAAGCCAAGCCGAATCGCCTGCTGATCGAACCGTCTGGTCTTGGCCACCCGGTGGAACTCTTGCGTCAACTGCACGAGCCGCCTTGGGCGGGAGTGCTGGCGGTGCAACCGAGTGTGCTGGTGCTGGATGCCGCCGCCTTGGCCGCCGGACAAGCGCTGCCAGAAACTCAGCAAGCGGCGTTGGCCGAGGCGGGTTTGCTGGTGCTGAACAAAGCGGAAAACCTCGATGACGCGGTGCGGGCGCGGCTGCTGGCCGAGCTGCCGCAGCGGCCGTGGTGCTGGACCAGTCAGGGCGTGCTGCCGCTGGCCCAATTGCCTGGTCTGCAGGCTCAGGCCGAGAGCGCTGGGGATGAGCAGGCGTTGCCATCGAGTGACGCGCCGATCCTGTCCAGTGTCTGGCTCGACCGCCGTCAGCCGATCTGTCAAAGCCAGGGGCAGGCGGAGGGTTGGAGCATCGGTTGGCGCTGGCATCCGAGTCAGCGGTTCGAGTTGATGCGCGTGCAGTTGTGGCTGGCCACGTTGCCCTGGCGGCGTGCCAAGCTGGTGCTGCAGACCAATGCCGGCTGGCTCTCCGGCAATGCCTTGAACGGTGAGCCGATCCATTGGCAAAACAGCGAATGGCGTAAGGATTCGCGCCTGGAACTGATCTTCAGCCAGGCCCAGGATGAGGCGGCGCTCAGTGCCGGGCTGGCCGCCTGTCAGCTGGAGTAGAAAGGCCCGGTGTTGGGATACGCGGGGCTTAGCTGCGCTGAGAAGGTAGGGTGGGCTTCAGCCCACCACGCACCCTGTATCGGTGGGCTGAAGCCCACCCTACTTGGCTCCGCAACCCCCTCAATCGTCCATCCGCGAGTTGGTTCTGGTGTCCTTCATGAACACGTAGACCAGCAGCGAGCAGGCGATGCAGGCGGTGACGTACCAGTAGAAACCGCTCTCCATGCCGATGCTCTTGAACCACAGGGCGATGTATTCGGCGGTGCCGCCGAAGATCGATACGGTCAACGCATATGGCAGGCCAACGCCGAGGGCGCGGATCTCGGTGGGGAACAGCTCGGCTTTGACCACCGCGTTGATCGAGGTGTAACCGCTGACGATGATCAGCGCGAACATGATCAGGAAGAACGCGCCCCACCAGGTCTGGATGCTTTGCAGCGTGCTGAGGATCGGTACGGTGCAGAGGGTGCCGAGCACACCGAAGGTAATCAGGATCGGGCGGCGGCCGATCTTGTCGGAGAGCGCGCCGACGATCGGCTGCAGCAGCATGAACAGGAACAGGGTGGCGGCCGAGATCATGGTCGCATCGCCCTTGCTCATGCCGGCGCTGTTGACCA contains these protein-coding regions:
- a CDS encoding CobW family GTP-binding protein codes for the protein MLKNIPTHLIAGPLGAGKTSLIRQLLAQRPAHERWAVLINEFGQIGLDAALLASSDDGIALGEVAGGCLCCVNGAPFQIGLARLLRKAKPNRLLIEPSGLGHPVELLRQLHEPPWAGVLAVQPSVLVLDAAALAAGQALPETQQAALAEAGLLVLNKAENLDDAVRARLLAELPQRPWCWTSQGVLPLAQLPGLQAQAESAGDEQALPSSDAPILSSVWLDRRQPICQSQGQAEGWSIGWRWHPSQRFELMRVQLWLATLPWRRAKLVLQTNAGWLSGNALNGEPIHWQNSEWRKDSRLELIFSQAQDEAALSAGLAACQLE